A stretch of the Vigna radiata var. radiata cultivar VC1973A chromosome 7, Vradiata_ver6, whole genome shotgun sequence genome encodes the following:
- the LOC106769426 gene encoding aldehyde dehydrogenase family 2 member B4, mitochondrial — protein MTMAARRLSWLLSRSLSSSSHSSGAALFHSLGRNSGGWRNINRFSTSAAVEDLITPQVPIRYTQHLINGRFVDAASGKTFPAYDPRTGEVIANVAEGDAEDINRAVSAARKAFDEGPWPKMSAYERSRILLRFADLVEKHNDELAALETWNNGKPYEQAAKSEVPLFVRLFHYYAGWADKIHGLTVPADGDYHVQTLHEPVGVAGQIIPWNFPLIMFAWKVGPALACGNTIVLKSAEQTPLTALFVAKLFHEAGLPEGVLNVVSGYGPTAGAALASHMDVDKLAFTGSTDTGKVVLELAARSNLKPVTLELGGKSPFIVFDDADVDKAVELAHFALFFNQGQCCCAGSRTFVHERVYDEFLEKSKKRALRRVVGDPFKKGVEQGPQIDGEQFEKVLRYIKSGIESNATLECGGDRLGSKGFFIQPTVFSNVQDDMLIAQDEIFGPVQSILKFKDTDEVIERANRTRYGLAAGVFTKNVDTANKLMRALRAGTVWINCFDVFDAAIPFGGYKMSGIGREKGIYSLHNYLQVKAVVTPLKNPAWI, from the exons ATGACTATGGCTGCTCGCAGACTTTCCTGGTTACTCTCTCggtctctctcttcttcttcccatTCTTCTGGAGCTGCTTTGTTTCACTCATTAG GAAGAAACTCCGGAGGGTGGAGAAACATCAATAGATTTAGCACGTCTGCAGCTGTTGAGGACCTAATCACTCCACAAGTTCCAATACGTTATACACAGCACCTGATAAATGGACGATTTGTGGATGCTGCATCAG GGAAAACATTTCCAGCTTATGACCCGCGAACGGGAGAAGTGATTGCTAATGTAGCTGAAGGGGATGCTGAAGACATCAACCGTGCAGTATCAGCAGCTCGCAAGGCCTTTGATGAAGGGCCTTGGCCTAAAATGAGTGCATAT GAAAGAAGTCGAATATTGCTTCGCTTTGCTGATTTGGTTGAGAAACACAACGATGAGCTAGCTGCTCTGGAGACATGGAACAATGGAAAGCCTTATGAACAGGCTGCCAAGTCAGAAGTTCCATTATTTGTGCGTTTATTTCACTATTATGCTG GTTGGGCGGATAAAATTCACGGGTTGACCGTCCCAGCTGATGGAGATTACCATGTTCAGACATTGCATGAACCAGTTGGTGTAGCAGGACAAATTATACCTTGGAACTTTCCTTTAATTATGTTTGCTTGGAAAGTTGGACCAGCTCTAGCATGTGGTAATACCATTGTCCTGAAGTCTGCTGAGCAAACACCACTAACAGCTCTCTTTGTTGCAAAACTATTTCATGAG GCTGGTCTTCCGGAAGGTGTTCTGAATGTAGTTTCTGGGTATGGTCCAACTGCTGGTGCAGCTCTTGCAAGTCATATGGACGTGGACAAG CTAGCGTTTACTGGCTCGACAGATACTGGAAAAGTTGTACTTGAATTGGCTGCAAGAAGCAATCTTAAGCCAGTGACATTGGAGCTTGGAGGGAAATCACCTTTCATAGTGTTCGACGATGCTGATGTTGACAAGGCTGTTGAACTTGCACACTTTGCTCTGTTCTTTAATCAG GGGCAATGTTGTTGTGCTGGGTCTCGTACTTTTGTACATGAGCGTGTCtatgatgagttcttggagaaatCAAAGAAACGAGCTTTGAGACGTGTTGTTGGAGATCCATTCAAGAAAGGTGTTGAACAAGGTCCTCAg ATTGATGGAGAACAATTTGAGAAAGTCCTTAGGTACATAAAGTCTGGGATTGAAAGCAATGCTACCCTTGAATGTGGGGGGGATAGATTGGGCTCGAAAGGATTCTTTATCCAGCCAACTGTCTTCTCAAATGTGCAG GATGACATGTTGATAGCACAAGACGAAATCTTTGGCCCAGTTCAGTCCATCTTGAAATTCAA GGACACTGATGAAGTAATTGAACGGGCAAATAGAACACGTTATGGTCTAGCGGCAGGCGTGTTTACTAAGAACGTGGACACGGCCAACAAATTGATGCGGGCTCTGAGAGCCGGAACTGTGTGGATCAATTGCTTTGATGTTTTTGATGCTGCGATTCCTTTTGGTGGGTACAAGATGAGTGGTATTGGCAGGGAGAAAGGAATCTATAGTCTTCACAACTACCTCCAGGTGAAAGCTGTTGTCACACCATTGAAGAATCCTGCTTGGATATAG